A window of Ananas comosus cultivar F153 linkage group 11, ASM154086v1, whole genome shotgun sequence genomic DNA:
TAGAGAGCATGCATAGGANCGTGGCGTGATATCTGGAGAAAGCTACAGTTGTTGACTTGTTGTTGATTTGATTTAGGAAATataaaaggagagaaaaaaaaaaaatcagaatctAGCTAGCTATATTGTTGATATCACCAACTAATTAGAATGTTCCATTTAAGTTTATTCGTctctttataattattaaaaatatttttatatattttttatttagaaataaaatatgtCTGGTTATTACTATTACTAAATAATATAGTGTGACCGATACATAACATAATTTTTGCgtacataaataaattttatagatatACAGAGCGAGAGGGAAATTGAGTCTGACAAGAAGCCACACCGTTATGTTTCCGGATTTGATTTGGTCGAGGGCACCAACATCGAGGACCGGGGTCTTGCCGGTTAGGTTCTTGAGCTCGATGGGTCCGGTCTTGGGCCGGCGCAGGCCGAGGCGGCCGGTGTCACCCAGGATCATGTGGGCGGCTGCCAGGAGCAGCCTGTCCACCACCCGCACCGGCAGCCACTTCAGCAGCGCCATCGCCACCCCGAACGTCGACATCCCCAGCATCTCCCTCGGAAGCACATGCACCTGCCAACGGAAACTCCGTTACTTACGTAGATCACTTTCTTTAACGAAACTCACAGCTCACGTGCATGACAGATATTATCGGACAGAAATTTACGTTGTTGGATACCAAACGTATATGAAAATTAAAGTCAAGATCTCTTAAGACTAGTTTGGCATTGTTGCCGCGAAATGCGTTCATTTTagtacttttaaatattttttaatttttttttctgcaatgctataaaataataataattgaagaaGCAATTCAGGGGATGTTTTGTAATTCCCCCCGAATaaaaaaaagctccaaaatgctTCTGAATTTGCAACTCCTCCTCCTCGAGCACTCGTCCACCCACCACCACCGCTGCCCGCTCTTGCGGCTCGGGCACCCGCGCCTCCACTAGTCGCCCTAGCTCGCGAAGCGCCCCGCGCAGCAGGTGTGCTCGCGCATGTTTTGGCCGCGGCTCAAGTCGCCGGTTTTCCACAACCACCACCCCACGCCGTTGAGGCCATACCTCCACTCGAACCTGGATACAGCTGTGTTACGGTTCGGGAGGTACCAGCAGGCTTTGAGCCAAACAGCTATAATTGTAAGTGAGGAACTTAAgattccaaatatatatatatatatatatatatNaaataataataattgaagaaGCAATTCAGGGGATGTTTTGTAATTCCCCCCGAATaaaaaaaagctccaaaatgctTCTGAAtttgcaactatatatatatatatatatatataaaccttaGAATTCAAGGAGTGAATGTTAATATCGACAAACCGAGTTTCGGACGACCATGGAGGGCTTGGCATTGTGTCGACAtaggtccaagctcacctccaTACCGGAGTTGCCGCACCCCACCACCAACACCTTTTGGCCGCTGAACTCGGCGCCGGTTTTGTACGCGCTCGTGTGGACGACGCGCCCCGCGAAGCGCTCGATCCCGCTGATCACCTCCGCGCCCACGGGCTCGGCGTTCTCGCCCGTCGCCACCACCACCCACCTGCTCacgagctcctcctcctcctcctccgcccccggCCCCGGCCCCGCGGCGGCGAGGCGCGTCGTCACGCGCCACGCGCCCGCGGCGGCGTCGCGCTCGGCGCGCACCACCTCGGCGCCGAAGCGCGGGGCGATCCCGAAGGCGGCGGCATAGGACTCCATGTAGGCGACGAACTGGTGCTTGGTGGGGTACTTGGGGAAGCCCGCGGGGAAGCCCATGAGCGGGAGCTCGCAGAAGCGCTTCGGGAGGTGGAGCTTCAGGCGGTCGTAGGTGCGGTGGCGCCACAGCGACGCGACGCAGCTCGACTTCTCGAGCACCGTCGAGGGGACGCCGAGCTCCGCGAGGCACGCCGCTGCGGCGAGCCCCGAGGGCCCCGCGCCGATTATGATAGGCCCCGGGACCCAAACGCGCTTTTGCGAGGAGCCCATGTGGTGTGGGGAAGCGCTTCTGCTCTCTTcgtctcactctctctctctctctctctctctctcccctctgtTTTGGGTGTTCTGTTTTTGAAACGGGGGCGCTGTTACCACCTGTTTGTTCTCGGGCTTCCTTTTTCACTGTGCGAGGGTTTATAGGAGTGAGGAGGGGGGTGGGTTTTGGAACTTGGAGTGTTGTGTGGTGTTGTGGCGTAGGATGGAGGGGGTTTTCACTTGCAGAGGATGAGCAGATGCGAGTGTATGAAGCGTAAGGACTAAGGCAAGGATTTGGTCCACTCTATGGTCTATACAAGC
This region includes:
- the LOC109717157 gene encoding probable indole-3-pyruvate monooxygenase YUCCA4 codes for the protein MGSSQKRVWVPGPIIIGAGPSGLAAAACLAELGVPSTVLEKSSCVASLWRHRTYDRLKLHLPKRFCELPLMGFPAGFPKYPTKHQFVAYMESYAAAFGIAPRFGAEVVRAERDAAAGAWRVTTRLAAAGPGPGAEEEEEELVSRWVVVATGENAEPVGAEVISGIERFAGRVVHTSAYKTGAEFSGQKVLVVGCGNSGMEVSLDLCRHNAKPSMVVRNSVHVLPREMLGMSTFGVAMALLKWLPVRVVDRLLLAAAHMILGDTGRLGLRRPKTGPIELKNLTGKTPVLDVGALDQIKSGNITVVGGVKEIMKGGAKFVDGREEKYDAIILATGYKSNVPSWLKDADEHFTKEGIPKTPFPSGWKGDKGLYCVGFTRRGLLGTSSDAVNIANDIYRQWTELSDHSTPLHHLFDFKV